The Pseudanabaena galeata CCNP1313 genome includes a region encoding these proteins:
- a CDS encoding DUF433 domain-containing protein produces MSIVLEREAPPFREEETGAIRIGKTRVLLELVIRAFLDGASPETIVQQYSTLSLSDTYSAIAYYLRHQETVEAYLQQREQIAAKVQQRFQELQPDMSLM; encoded by the coding sequence ATGAGCATAGTCTTAGAACGCGAAGCACCACCCTTTCGAGAAGAAGAAACAGGAGCAATCCGCATCGGCAAGACTAGAGTACTTCTAGAACTAGTAATCAGAGCATTCCTAGACGGAGCATCCCCCGAAACTATTGTGCAGCAATACTCCACCTTATCCCTATCCGACACTTACAGCGCGATCGCCTACTACCTTCGCCATCAAGAAACCGTAGAAGCCTATCTCCAACAAAGAGAACAAATCGCCGCAAAAGTTCAGCAACGATTCCAAGAACTGCAACCCGATATGAGCCTAATGTGA
- a CDS encoding DUF3067 family protein, whose protein sequence is MTGAELRQSIANKWDYSYDVQLRKTQGKIFLQVMWRYQEQQSFSMNEAEFIQHLDVIASYLSDWGVVEQVQKFIEVTKERPRLGKAVSIPLQIGERSLEWLIGN, encoded by the coding sequence ATGACAGGTGCAGAACTCCGTCAGTCGATCGCCAATAAATGGGACTATTCCTATGACGTACAATTACGCAAAACACAGGGTAAAATTTTCCTGCAAGTAATGTGGCGCTATCAAGAGCAACAATCTTTTTCGATGAATGAAGCCGAATTTATCCAACATTTGGACGTGATCGCCTCATATCTCAGTGACTGGGGTGTAGTCGAGCAAGTGCAAAAATTTATTGAAGTGACCAAAGAACGCCCCCGCCTCGGTAAAGCGGTAAGTATTCCCCTGCAAATAGGTGAGCGATCGCTAGAGTGGCTCATAGGGAATTAA
- a CDS encoding sensor histidine kinase: MSQAGANPWDRQFVNLGRIMQFLRDEDSIDNLLTATLDYLRDNFEYKLLWIGLYDAENHRLTGKGGTTPAGEIKFLKERFNLNAGDLLDQVILQRKPVPIADLRQEKRSGEWQKLAQKFDIQGTLLWPIYHRDRSFGVVLLGSNLWNVTPRNEERARLSVVLGSLGSTLSRLNDEWHHHNTKRPDEPLLQILSKIRNVPALNERLEEIVQETHSFVMPDHTSIYWFEREHQYFWRRVANRQPGPKSKQAVDNTAGVTVQNAPTLYQALSKDQVVVVVDAKSMTKGEVSNRVMEQFGAVSIIIAPIFFQSELLGFLSVEGDEPRLWTDDERNFVRGAAQLAAITAPLEEMEVTLDRIASDQILTAGIARAIYSDNDWQSALDQAAEQLCQRLGLERFWVATYDKDNDVFKIDFQYHPKNRRPLPTILPGLAPVDVQMMEQSPDAATVENLDSDFKFLSWRTPLLDLDVRSMIVSSTSMGKSLEGILAVAHEAPRTWSRPEREMVQAVAQQIGLIVHQNELQRLSDERQKSHQAVQFGLVALQQCNALEKLHHTATQLMAQVTQSPLAVLVVWLPGRQGGQIASVFASRDEYQLTISETLLAIEEDPLAQWAIQSEGILPLSIHDLPEQTKAWLNAPALGHLMVTALRTTPDHQPTGMILVADRVGRRWVDRQLQAFNMLANQLAWSRRHLLLVDHLKHNRQELERLNWYKHRRLEDIYRTVSTGVQRLLDSDARANGTGGINNITLQSSLKQLQGSLSPLPQIIRKEQWRLRPNYETAPLAGMLKRALERVDSLVKQRQIWSQVHNQANVVVGGDIAKMEMILNELLLFACGRSEVGGRIDLWCRQIDEKLLELSITDYGVVDASLLQELHQGRAIDPLSPSLLDQPPGLHLAICQSLMIEAGGELSLYQLEDNRILSRLILPLSSS, from the coding sequence ATGAGTCAAGCAGGAGCTAACCCATGGGATCGCCAATTTGTTAACCTTGGGCGAATCATGCAGTTCTTGCGTGATGAGGACAGTATTGACAACCTATTGACTGCAACCCTCGATTATCTTCGAGACAATTTTGAGTACAAACTGCTCTGGATTGGGCTGTATGACGCAGAAAACCACCGTCTTACTGGTAAAGGTGGCACAACTCCTGCTGGAGAAATCAAATTTTTAAAAGAGAGATTTAATCTCAATGCAGGCGATCTACTCGATCAGGTGATTTTGCAACGCAAGCCTGTACCGATCGCTGATTTGCGTCAAGAGAAACGCAGTGGCGAATGGCAAAAGTTAGCCCAAAAGTTTGATATTCAAGGCACTTTGCTTTGGCCGATCTACCACCGCGATCGCAGTTTTGGCGTAGTCCTTTTAGGCTCGAACCTATGGAATGTTACCCCGCGCAACGAAGAAAGAGCCAGACTCTCGGTCGTCCTAGGTAGTCTTGGCTCAACGCTCAGCCGTCTTAACGACGAGTGGCATCATCACAACACTAAGCGTCCTGACGAGCCGTTACTGCAAATCCTCTCAAAAATCCGCAATGTCCCAGCCCTTAACGAGCGTCTTGAAGAGATTGTGCAGGAAACCCATAGCTTTGTCATGCCCGACCATACCAGCATCTATTGGTTTGAACGCGAACACCAATATTTCTGGAGGCGAGTTGCCAATCGTCAACCAGGTCCCAAATCTAAGCAAGCTGTTGACAATACGGCGGGAGTAACTGTCCAAAATGCCCCTACCCTGTATCAAGCCTTATCTAAAGATCAGGTAGTAGTGGTAGTTGATGCTAAATCTATGACCAAAGGCGAAGTAAGTAATCGGGTCATGGAACAATTTGGGGCTGTTTCGATTATTATTGCGCCGATATTTTTTCAATCAGAACTCTTAGGCTTTTTGTCAGTCGAAGGTGATGAACCCCGTCTATGGACAGATGATGAGCGTAATTTTGTGCGCGGTGCAGCCCAACTAGCTGCCATTACTGCACCCCTAGAAGAAATGGAAGTAACTCTTGACCGCATTGCTTCCGATCAAATTCTCACCGCAGGCATTGCAAGGGCGATCTATTCAGATAACGATTGGCAGAGCGCCCTCGATCAAGCTGCGGAGCAGCTTTGTCAGCGTCTAGGGCTAGAGCGCTTTTGGGTGGCGACCTATGACAAAGACAATGATGTATTTAAGATTGATTTTCAGTACCATCCTAAAAATCGCCGCCCACTTCCCACGATCTTACCAGGATTAGCCCCTGTGGATGTGCAGATGATGGAGCAGTCTCCTGATGCAGCAACCGTCGAGAATCTGGATAGTGATTTTAAATTTCTCTCATGGCGAACTCCCCTACTTGATCTAGATGTGCGATCGATGATTGTCAGTAGTACTTCAATGGGGAAGTCCCTCGAAGGTATTCTTGCCGTGGCTCACGAAGCACCACGTACATGGTCACGACCAGAGCGGGAGATGGTGCAAGCAGTTGCTCAACAGATTGGGTTAATCGTTCACCAAAATGAATTGCAGCGCTTGTCCGATGAACGTCAAAAGTCGCATCAGGCGGTTCAGTTTGGTTTGGTTGCCCTTCAACAATGCAATGCTCTTGAGAAGCTGCACCATACAGCTACACAGTTAATGGCTCAGGTTACCCAATCACCTCTGGCTGTACTAGTAGTATGGCTCCCGGGGCGGCAAGGTGGACAAATTGCTTCGGTATTTGCTAGCCGCGACGAATATCAACTCACAATTAGCGAAACTCTGCTGGCGATCGAAGAAGATCCTCTTGCTCAGTGGGCGATCCAGAGCGAGGGCATTCTACCGCTAAGTATTCACGATTTACCAGAACAGACTAAGGCTTGGCTAAATGCGCCTGCCCTTGGACATTTAATGGTGACTGCATTACGCACAACTCCTGATCACCAACCTACAGGGATGATTTTGGTGGCCGATCGCGTAGGACGACGCTGGGTCGATCGCCAATTGCAAGCATTTAATATGTTGGCAAATCAGCTAGCTTGGTCTCGCCGCCATCTCTTACTAGTCGATCACCTTAAGCACAATCGTCAAGAGTTGGAACGGCTTAATTGGTACAAGCACCGTCGTTTAGAAGATATCTATCGCACTGTTAGTACAGGAGTACAGCGTTTATTAGATTCAGATGCTAGGGCAAATGGCACTGGTGGCATCAATAACATTACGCTACAAAGTTCTCTCAAACAATTGCAGGGTTCTCTATCGCCACTCCCACAAATTATCCGTAAGGAGCAATGGCGCTTACGCCCCAACTATGAGACTGCTCCCCTTGCGGGTATGCTCAAACGGGCCTTAGAGCGCGTTGATTCGTTAGTAAAACAACGTCAGATCTGGTCGCAGGTACATAACCAAGCCAATGTGGTTGTGGGTGGTGACATCGCCAAGATGGAAATGATTTTAAATGAGTTGTTGTTATTTGCCTGTGGGCGATCGGAGGTTGGCGGTCGCATCGATCTTTGGTGTCGTCAGATTGACGAAAAGCTTTTAGAGCTTTCGATTACTGACTACGGTGTGGTTGATGCGTCTTTATTGCAAGAGTTGCATCAAGGTCGAGCGATCGATCCCCTATCACCTTCGCTATTAGATCAACCCCCCGGATTACATCTTGCGATTTGCCAGAGTCTTATGATAGAGGCTGGTGGTGAACTATCTCTCTATCAATTAGAAGATAATCGCATTCTCAGTCGTCTCATCTTGCCTCTTTCTAGCTCATAA
- a CDS encoding DUF29 family protein gives MEELLTLRELLIKGDMSGALAIVDELEEMSRDDKINNIRSYAVVLLMHLIKQQAENRTTRSWDLSIRNSIRSIQTKNKRRKAGGTYLNTDELRLAILEAYPEALDRAAAEVEEGLHTLKELAKLVNRDEISDRAIILISTNLEE, from the coding sequence ATGGAAGAACTTTTGACGTTAAGGGAATTGCTAATTAAAGGCGATATGTCTGGAGCTTTGGCAATAGTTGACGAACTAGAAGAAATGAGTAGAGACGATAAAATCAACAATATCCGTAGCTATGCCGTAGTTTTGCTTATGCACCTAATCAAACAGCAAGCCGAAAATCGCACCACCAGATCTTGGGATCTGTCAATTCGTAACTCTATTCGCAGTATTCAAACTAAAAATAAACGACGTAAAGCAGGCGGTACATATCTAAATACCGATGAGTTACGCCTAGCCATTTTAGAAGCCTACCCAGAAGCACTCGATCGCGCTGCCGCAGAAGTTGAAGAAGGGCTACATACCCTAAAAGAATTAGCAAAATTAGTTAACCGTGACGAAATCAGCGATCGCGCCATTATCTTAATCTCAACGAACCTAGAAGAGTAG